In Arachis hypogaea cultivar Tifrunner chromosome 2, arahy.Tifrunner.gnm2.J5K5, whole genome shotgun sequence, a genomic segment contains:
- the LOC112760655 gene encoding F-box/kelch-repeat protein At3g23880-like isoform X1 — protein sequence MRRGPIPVDDDAVPKKGKVVTTTGGWPELLRCTTTKPPPILLDELIAEILLRIPARSLIPLRNSVCSSWRTLISSSQFAKDHLRRSMAVDPALTHPLMAYYSQTYSYPIIGVFSVRSVMEKPPHEPTKVVPYEGRRYRLIIGSCNGLLCLHDEECEDGLMRHRAMLWNPCTGFTSPPLEHGGIFSICGFGYDHVNDKYKLFATLDKKSRMFTFGPKSTWRTIQDFPRNFRDCNYRGYLVDRVGLFVSGTGTLNWLFHRYVSFVWVLSLDLVKETYNQFSLPSRDSDDDNRVAPQLGILRDCLAVCYETKKTHSTVWLMKEYGVPQSWTKLAIIPHHPLLGRSPSSLRPIYMLKDVLLAFAPSGKFVLCNLNDGSIDIPNIDNSSDGMPKLCPLTQHSSGRIFQLYHESLVSPFHFGLPSCSSEMRLIKPSL from the coding sequence ATGAGGAGGGGTCCCATTCCTGTTGATGATGATGCTGTTCCGAAGAAGGGGAAGGTTGTCACAACCACCGGGGGGTGGCCGGAACTGCTCCGCTGTACCACGACAAAACCACCGCCTATCCTTCTGGACGAGCTCATAGCGGAAATCCTGCTGAGGATACCGGCGAGGTCTCTCATTCCATTAAGGAACAGCGTCTGCAGTTCATGGAGAACCCTAATTTCCAGTTCCCAATTTGCCAAGGACCACCTTCGGCGTTCAATGGCGGTGGATCCAGCCTTGACCCACCCACTCATGGCCTATTATAGCCAAACCTACTCATACCCCATAATCGGAGTGTTCTCCGTACGATCTGTGATGGAGAAGCCTCCCCATGAACCCACTAAAGTAGTTCCCTATGAGGGACGACGCTACCGCCTCATCATTGGCTCTTGCAATGGATTGTTGTGCTTGCACGATGAAGAGTGTGAGGATGGATTAATGCGCCATCGTGCCATGCTATGGAACCCCTGCACTGGATTCACTTCTCCGCCGCTTGAACATGGAGGTATCTTCTCCATTTGTGGATTTGGTTATGATCATGTGAATGACAAGTATAAGCTTTTCGCGACTCTGGATAAGAAATCACGCATGTTTACATTCGGCCCAAAATCTACCTGGAGAACAATCCAGGATTTCCCCCGTAATTTTCGTGACTGCAATTACAGGGGTTATCTGGTGGATCGTGTAGGGCTTTTTGTAAGTGGCACTGGCACTCTTAATTGGCTTTTTCACCGCTATGTTAGTTTTGTGTGGGTTCTTTCCCTTGACTTGGTCAAAGAGACTTATAATCAGTTTTCCCTTCCCAGCAGGGATTCAGATGATGATAACCGGGTGGCTCCCCAATTGGGTATCTTGAGGGATTGTCTTGCTGTTTGTTATGAGACTAAGAAAACTCATTCGACTGTCTGGTTGATGAAGGAGTATGGAGTTCCTCAGTCTTGGACTAAATTGGCCATAATCCCCCACCACCCGCTACTCGGTCGTAGTCCTTCAAGCCTACGGCCTATATACATGTTGAAAGATGTTCTTCTTGCGTTTGCTCCGAGTGGCAAGTTtgttttatgtaatttaaatgatGGCAGCATAGATATTCCTAATATTGACAACTCCAGTGATGGCATGCCCAAACTTTGTCCTTTAACTCAGCACTCATCTGGAAGGATCTTTCAACTCTATCATGAAAGCTTAGTTTCACCGTTTCACTTTGGTCTTCCAAGTTGCTCATCTGAAATGCGGTTAATTAAGCCGAGCCTATAA
- the LOC112760802 gene encoding thymidine kinase a-like: MNEKYGHDAYRKLDVIGIDEFCCKAADEDGKIVIVAGLDGDYLRKSFGSVLHIIPLADTELCCKRAFFTLRKTQETQTELIAGSDVYMPVCRYHYINSEVVTETSKNVLESVKRNNDSLLDVATRF, encoded by the exons ATGAATGAAAAATATGGTCATGATGCTTATCGAAAG TTGGATGTGATTGGTATAGATGAGTTCTGCTGCAAGGCTGCTGATGAAGATGGTAAAATTGTGATTGTTGCTGGCCTGGATGGTGATTACTTGAG GAAAAGCTTTGGTTCTGTGCTTCACATAATACCGCTTGCTGATACTGAATTATGCTGCAAGCGTGCTTTCTTCACTCTCAGGAAGACACAAGAGACACAAACTGAACTGATTGCTGGTTCTGATGTCTACATGCCAGTGTGCCGATATCACTATATTAACAGTGAAGTTGTCACTGAAACTTCAAAGAATGTGTTGGAATCTGTCAAACGCAACAATGATTCACTTCTTGATGTAGCCACAAGGTTTTAG
- the LOC112760655 gene encoding F-box/kelch-repeat protein At3g23880-like isoform X2 yields the protein MRRGPIPVDDDAVPKKGKVVTTTGGWPELLRCTTTKPPPILLDELIAEILLRIPARSLIPLRNSVCSSWRTLISSSQFAKDHLRRSMAVDPALTHPLMAYYSQTYSYPIIGVFSVRSVMEKPPHEPTKVVPYEGRRYRLIIGSCNGLLCLHDEECEDGLMRHRAMLWNPCTGFTSPPLEHGGIFSICGFGYDHVNDKYKLFATLDKKSRMFTFGPKSTWRTIQDFPRNFRDCNYRGYLVDRVGLFGFR from the exons ATGAGGAGGGGTCCCATTCCTGTTGATGATGATGCTGTTCCGAAGAAGGGGAAGGTTGTCACAACCACCGGGGGGTGGCCGGAACTGCTCCGCTGTACCACGACAAAACCACCGCCTATCCTTCTGGACGAGCTCATAGCGGAAATCCTGCTGAGGATACCGGCGAGGTCTCTCATTCCATTAAGGAACAGCGTCTGCAGTTCATGGAGAACCCTAATTTCCAGTTCCCAATTTGCCAAGGACCACCTTCGGCGTTCAATGGCGGTGGATCCAGCCTTGACCCACCCACTCATGGCCTATTATAGCCAAACCTACTCATACCCCATAATCGGAGTGTTCTCCGTACGATCTGTGATGGAGAAGCCTCCCCATGAACCCACTAAAGTAGTTCCCTATGAGGGACGACGCTACCGCCTCATCATTGGCTCTTGCAATGGATTGTTGTGCTTGCACGATGAAGAGTGTGAGGATGGATTAATGCGCCATCGTGCCATGCTATGGAACCCCTGCACTGGATTCACTTCTCCGCCGCTTGAACATGGAGGTATCTTCTCCATTTGTGGATTTGGTTATGATCATGTGAATGACAAGTATAAGCTTTTCGCGACTCTGGATAAGAAATCACGCATGTTTACATTCGGCCCAAAATCTACCTGGAGAACAATCCAGGATTTCCCCCGTAATTTTCGTGACTGCAATTACAGGGGTTATCTGGTGGATCGTGTAGGGCTTTTT GGATTCAGATGA
- the LOC112760770 gene encoding uncharacterized protein: MDFYLVSSNRITLKFKHTRIYNLHLRLHSNLNLHTIARNSSRSLFLSMAHSDDDVLGLGNKALSGTKRKSPDDSSEEEKEKEDKGFQVESPDNNNKRPRTEEENVLEEEEQNQLGELGCSPDVANQMMNHSRFLLLLKRYPLEARDYSLMTETRNLIGQVQFLAMNVSEYPDFSRQFPEAGRIPCVTLFHGFQVLAWCPMDEGTTAENVAALGAPDN; encoded by the exons ATGGACTTTTATCTCGTTTCATCTAATAGGATTACACTTAAATTTAAACACACGCGCATATATAATTTACACTTAAGATTACACTCAAATTTGAATTTGCACACAATCGCGCGAAATTCTTCTCGATCCTTGTTTCTTTC GATGGCTCACAGCGATGACGATGTCCTAGGTCTGGGAAATAAGGCTCTGAGCGGCACCAAAAGGAAGTCTCCTGATGACTcctcagaagaagaaaaggagaaggaGGACAAGGGATTCCAAGTGGAATCTCCAGATAACAATAACAAAAGACCAAGGACAGAAGAGGAGAATGTCCTTGAAGAGGAGGAGCAGAATCAACTTGGAGAATTGGGATGCAGTCCTGATGTTGCAAACCAAATGATGAACCATTCTCGCTTCCTTTTGTTACTCAAAAGGTATCCTCTTGAGGCCAGGGATTACTCcctcatgactgaaacaaggaaTCTGATTGGTCAAGTTCAGTTTCTTGCTATGAATGTATCGGAATATCCTGATTTTTCGAGGCAATTCCCTGAAGCGGGGAGGATTCCTTGTGTGACACTTTTTCACGGATTCCAAGTACTTGCTTGGTGTCCAATGGATGAGGGTACTACTGCAGAGAATGTTGCTGCCCTGGGAGCTCCAGACAATTGA